The following are encoded in a window of Francisella tularensis subsp. tularensis genomic DNA:
- a CDS encoding lipopolysaccharide biosynthesis protein translates to MIKKILSNHILSKSLQTMTVQALGQGCAFITAILLARHLTISDYGFYIFGVTVATILAVIATMGGGGILARTWGKSELVDKFQRNKETFLVHNWYFKRGFTIVIIIIAIIFFYNHSKHHDNSIENFTLLFAIPFFMANIFQSFFVARRVVILANFLQLSLRIIMLLLTIVFMSLYIKDTALLIGTMMIIMTIYTTSIWLSQTSKYTFTSSKPIGSNISFALMQWGLLLLSQIDIIILKVLATPADVALYGVALQLGALVIFVLNAVNSNVLSQIADDYKNCSRKEFQNKITSYTRIIFILSIFAILGIIICGYPITLMYGKQYTASYFIFCILMVGQIVNVLSGCVATILNMAGYEKSTCFAFYIALAINILLGVVFTLYWGVYGLAIASSLSMIYWNIHLLYKVITQIKINPTIFIIR, encoded by the coding sequence TTGATTAAAAAAATACTTTCTAATCATATTCTATCTAAGTCTTTACAAACTATGACAGTACAGGCACTAGGTCAAGGATGTGCCTTTATTACTGCTATTCTTTTAGCCAGACATCTAACAATTAGCGATTATGGTTTTTATATTTTTGGCGTAACAGTTGCAACTATTTTAGCTGTAATCGCAACAATGGGTGGCGGTGGTATCTTAGCACGCACTTGGGGTAAATCAGAATTAGTCGATAAATTTCAAAGAAACAAAGAAACTTTTTTAGTTCATAACTGGTATTTCAAGCGCGGCTTCACTATAGTAATTATAATAATTGCTATAATATTTTTTTATAACCATTCTAAACACCATGATAACTCAATAGAAAATTTTACATTATTATTTGCTATACCATTTTTTATGGCAAATATATTTCAATCTTTTTTTGTTGCCAGAAGAGTCGTTATCCTTGCTAACTTCCTTCAACTTAGTCTGCGAATTATAATGCTCTTGTTGACTATAGTTTTTATGTCTTTGTACATAAAAGATACTGCTTTGCTTATTGGTACAATGATGATTATAATGACAATATATACAACATCTATTTGGCTTAGCCAAACATCAAAATATACTTTCACCAGCTCAAAGCCAATCGGTAGTAATATCTCATTTGCTCTAATGCAATGGGGATTATTATTACTATCACAAATCGATATCATAATCTTAAAAGTACTAGCAACTCCCGCAGATGTCGCTCTCTACGGTGTAGCACTACAACTTGGCGCATTAGTTATTTTTGTATTAAATGCGGTTAATTCAAATGTCCTATCACAAATTGCTGATGATTATAAAAACTGCTCTAGAAAAGAATTTCAAAATAAAATAACCTCTTATACTAGAATTATCTTTATACTCTCAATATTTGCTATTTTAGGAATTATTATTTGTGGATATCCAATTACTTTAATGTATGGTAAACAATATACCGCATCATATTTTATCTTTTGTATATTAATGGTTGGGCAAATAGTAAATGTTCTATCTGGTTGCGTTGCTACGATTCTAAATATGGCAGGATATGAGAAAAGTACATGTTTTGCTTTCTATATTGCACTTGCTATTAATATATTGCTAGGAGTAGTTTTTACGCTTTATTGGGGTGTATATGGTCTTGCAATTGCCTCAAGCTTATCAATGATATATTGGAATATTCATCTACTTTACAAAGTAATTACACAGATAAAAATTAACCCAACAATATTTATAATTAGATAA